A single Bremerella cremea DNA region contains:
- a CDS encoding DUF1598 domain-containing protein: MDLRLLKLFSALSVAMVLLCGSNAFAQNTTNNTTNINNVVSGVYVDPQGVLKMRRATDPTGQLMRQRVQQAASVLPPELNRPSKLRKISLNRLEKAAAEAAAKGGGLPEEMKNLAGLTEIRYVFYYPETKDIVIAGMAEGFVKDLNGVNVGTYSGKATLQLEDLIVALRAYGPYTKGAGHVSVSIDPTKEGLEKLNQVIASIPPTSVRPGDTSTIVNAMKNALGMQMVSVRGISPNTHFARVMVEADYRMKLIGIGLEQPPVKIPSYVEKARPGSIASNAMQRWWFVPNYDCVKVSEDGLAMQLQGEGVKLVGESEVVTAQGGRQKTDAQDRSSYIFTSTFTKKYPELAEREAVYGQLRDLIDMMICAAYIQEQDYYQQSGFDLGIFADEDGYPVETLPAPETVETAVNAIWKGSRLLTPIGGGVDIQAKLALTPDNVQTDEKGELVETQKTISLNNLTPGQWWWD, from the coding sequence ATGGATTTGCGACTTTTGAAGCTGTTCTCGGCGCTCTCGGTCGCCATGGTATTGCTGTGTGGAAGCAACGCCTTTGCCCAGAACACCACCAATAATACGACGAACATCAATAATGTGGTTTCCGGTGTCTACGTTGACCCGCAAGGCGTATTAAAGATGCGTCGGGCGACCGATCCGACCGGTCAGTTGATGCGTCAACGCGTCCAACAAGCGGCCTCGGTATTGCCACCGGAATTGAATCGCCCTAGCAAGCTTCGCAAGATCTCGCTCAACCGCCTGGAAAAGGCCGCTGCGGAAGCTGCTGCCAAGGGTGGCGGGCTGCCCGAAGAAATGAAGAACCTGGCCGGCCTCACCGAGATCCGCTATGTCTTCTACTACCCCGAAACCAAAGACATCGTCATCGCTGGCATGGCCGAAGGGTTTGTCAAAGACCTCAACGGCGTCAACGTCGGTACTTACAGCGGTAAGGCTACGCTGCAGCTCGAGGACTTGATTGTTGCCCTACGTGCCTACGGCCCTTACACCAAAGGTGCTGGTCACGTTAGCGTTTCCATCGACCCGACCAAAGAAGGCCTGGAAAAGCTGAATCAGGTGATCGCCTCGATTCCTCCGACCAGTGTCCGCCCTGGCGACACCAGCACCATCGTCAACGCGATGAAAAATGCCCTCGGCATGCAAATGGTCTCGGTGCGAGGCATCTCGCCCAACACCCACTTTGCTCGCGTGATGGTCGAAGCCGACTACCGCATGAAGCTGATCGGAATTGGTCTCGAACAACCACCGGTCAAAATTCCTAGCTACGTTGAGAAAGCCCGCCCTGGCTCGATCGCCTCGAACGCAATGCAACGTTGGTGGTTCGTGCCGAACTACGACTGCGTGAAGGTCTCGGAAGATGGCCTGGCGATGCAATTGCAGGGCGAAGGGGTGAAGCTGGTTGGCGAGAGCGAAGTGGTGACTGCCCAAGGTGGTCGTCAGAAGACAGACGCTCAAGATCGCTCTAGCTACATTTTCACCAGCACCTTCACCAAGAAGTATCCTGAACTCGCCGAACGGGAAGCCGTTTACGGCCAGCTGCGTGACCTGATCGACATGATGATCTGTGCCGCTTACATCCAGGAACAAGACTACTACCAACAAAGCGGCTTCGACCTGGGTATCTTCGCCGATGAAGATGGTTACCCTGTCGAAACGCTACCAGCTCCGGAAACGGTGGAAACGGCGGTCAACGCTATCTGGAAGGGTAGTCGTCTGCTAACGCCAATCGGTGGTGGTGTCGATATCCAAGCCAAGTTGGCTCTCACCCCTGATAACGTCCAAACCGACGAAAAGGGTGAACTGGTTGAAACCCAAAAGACCATCTCGCTCAACAATCTGACCCCTGGTCAGTGGTGGTGGGACTAA
- a CDS encoding peptidylprolyl isomerase: MKIATIETNKGTIKLELFEDKVPKTVGNFEKLASEGFYDGLKFHRVIPDFMVQTGCPNGTGTGGPGYKFADEFHPDLKHDGPGVLSMANAGPNTNGSQFFITHVETAWLDNKHSVFGKVLEGQDIVDAIEQGDVMEKVTVSEG; encoded by the coding sequence ATGAAAATCGCCACCATCGAAACCAACAAAGGGACCATCAAGCTGGAACTCTTCGAAGATAAAGTCCCCAAGACGGTGGGCAACTTCGAGAAGTTGGCCAGCGAAGGCTTTTACGATGGGCTGAAATTTCATCGCGTGATTCCCGATTTCATGGTCCAAACTGGCTGCCCTAACGGTACCGGCACCGGCGGTCCTGGCTACAAATTCGCCGACGAATTCCACCCAGACCTAAAGCACGACGGACCTGGCGTTCTCTCAATGGCCAACGCTGGCCCGAACACCAACGGTTCGCAGTTCTTCATCACCCACGTCGAAACCGCTTGGCTCGATAACAAGCACTCGGTCTTCGGCAAAGTGCTGGAAGGGCAAGACATCGTCGACGCCATCGAGCAAGGCGACGTCATGGAAAAGGTCACCGTCAGCGAAGGCTAA
- a CDS encoding DUF6960 family protein — protein sequence MPTDDSTPIRHSEAFPVKPPVSWVIIPHWPEDSDHWIHPDDRHKAEGLIPSDFIFRRELTDDDWYLLSYGDVCLKTRPVMVDEVPEPKFKMGEVVELAHQLEVDKMSVGKIYAIRYSDYYQEPQYYLIRGDLKSQNAYLAKDLRRYEPPKEFHAMHEYEP from the coding sequence ATGCCCACCGACGATTCGACACCGATTCGCCATAGCGAGGCCTTTCCCGTTAAGCCGCCGGTTAGTTGGGTGATCATCCCGCACTGGCCAGAGGATAGCGATCACTGGATTCACCCTGACGATCGGCATAAAGCAGAAGGCCTGATCCCGAGCGATTTCATTTTCCGTCGCGAATTGACCGACGACGACTGGTACCTATTGAGTTACGGCGATGTTTGCCTCAAAACTCGCCCCGTGATGGTCGACGAAGTGCCGGAGCCTAAATTCAAGATGGGCGAGGTGGTCGAGTTAGCCCACCAGCTAGAAGTCGATAAGATGTCGGTCGGTAAGATCTATGCGATTCGCTACAGCGACTATTATCAGGAGCCGCAGTATTACCTCATTCGAGGCGATCTCAAGAGCCAGAACGCTTACCTGGCCAAAGACCTGAGGCGATATGAACCACCCAAGGAATTTCATGCGATGCACGAGTACGAGCCGTAA
- a CDS encoding pilus assembly protein TadG-related protein, producing the protein MVGTSTNIAGRRQTRRGVFIVLAAIIMIVLFAFLSLGLDTGLIALEQTRLQNAVDSAALAASQEITSSVHAAADDGADPNSIAVEQAKEMAVDVADRNGVYVNPAKDIVFGKRTYNEGTGEWDITWNAEPYNVVKVVARRDQPDVQARDSKLPLAFGWAVGKPTIDLRAEAIAFVEARDMVVVLDFSGSMNDDSRYNAINRLGQGPIEANMTNIINAMNPNLGDLTFGQEYLRIVGNPPRNGGAPQNVVTFKDREVYVESSKNISRVKLYFDNGRSQTFNTSGTTRTFRGTGRNNNRKIETVYVKAGNASGNGEKFEDTNHAVKRAFGLDDIPYPYKRGSWDEFINYCRNNIPSNSGNRQKYGKLNFCDYILSNRYHHYETEDLWKAPHYPFHAVKEGLTLFLGFLEDLDFGDEVGIVSYDENSRVEHTLSDDGIYASLNGDWISDDYTTLNTIQRHKQSGHYGSYTAMGFGVNEADELLKNHSRHGARPTIVLMTDGNANRYQSGWSLPHDWNWNELTDYNGDGQADYITYDRSKQYAIWEAVEAHKRGVTIHTMSVGASADREVMTAIANACGGIHIAVPGGATIAELEEQMLSAFRQIAAKVPPPQLVYDLSQTKE; encoded by the coding sequence ATGGTCGGCACGTCAACCAATATCGCAGGGCGTCGGCAAACTCGCCGTGGCGTGTTCATCGTTCTGGCAGCGATCATCATGATCGTATTGTTCGCGTTTCTATCGTTGGGCCTCGACACCGGCCTGATTGCATTGGAACAGACACGTCTGCAGAACGCCGTGGATTCTGCTGCTTTGGCGGCCTCGCAAGAGATTACGTCATCGGTGCATGCCGCTGCAGACGATGGGGCCGACCCGAACTCGATTGCTGTGGAGCAAGCCAAGGAAATGGCGGTTGATGTGGCCGATCGCAACGGCGTGTATGTGAATCCGGCCAAAGACATTGTCTTCGGCAAACGGACCTACAACGAAGGGACCGGAGAATGGGACATTACTTGGAATGCCGAACCTTACAACGTGGTGAAGGTGGTCGCTCGCCGCGATCAGCCTGACGTGCAGGCGCGCGATAGTAAGTTACCGCTGGCATTTGGATGGGCGGTTGGCAAGCCGACCATCGACCTACGGGCGGAAGCGATTGCCTTTGTCGAAGCCCGAGACATGGTGGTGGTGCTTGACTTCTCTGGCTCGATGAACGACGACAGCCGTTACAACGCGATCAATCGCTTGGGGCAAGGCCCGATTGAAGCGAACATGACCAACATCATCAACGCGATGAATCCCAACTTGGGTGATCTGACATTCGGGCAAGAATACCTGCGGATCGTGGGCAATCCACCTCGCAACGGAGGCGCGCCGCAAAATGTGGTTACCTTCAAAGACCGAGAGGTTTACGTCGAATCGAGCAAGAATATTTCGCGGGTGAAGCTGTATTTTGATAACGGACGCTCGCAGACATTTAACACTTCGGGAACGACGCGAACCTTTCGCGGCACGGGACGCAATAACAATCGAAAAATTGAAACTGTGTACGTCAAAGCTGGCAACGCCTCTGGCAATGGCGAAAAGTTTGAAGATACCAACCATGCCGTGAAGCGAGCGTTTGGTCTCGATGACATTCCCTATCCGTACAAGCGTGGCAGTTGGGACGAGTTCATCAATTACTGCCGCAACAATATCCCTTCGAATTCAGGCAATCGGCAGAAGTATGGCAAGCTGAACTTCTGCGACTATATCCTGAGCAACCGATATCATCATTACGAAACCGAAGACTTGTGGAAGGCACCTCATTATCCGTTTCACGCGGTGAAAGAAGGGTTAACGTTGTTCCTCGGATTTTTGGAAGACCTTGATTTCGGCGATGAAGTGGGGATTGTGTCTTACGACGAGAACTCGCGTGTGGAGCACACGTTGAGCGATGACGGAATTTACGCCAGCTTGAACGGCGATTGGATTTCAGACGATTACACGACGCTCAACACGATTCAGCGCCATAAGCAGTCTGGCCACTACGGTTCCTACACGGCAATGGGCTTTGGAGTGAACGAAGCGGACGAGCTGCTGAAAAACCACTCGCGTCACGGCGCGCGGCCAACCATCGTGCTGATGACCGACGGTAACGCGAACCGTTATCAAAGCGGCTGGTCTTTGCCGCACGATTGGAACTGGAACGAGTTGACCGATTACAACGGTGACGGCCAAGCCGACTACATTACCTACGATCGCTCGAAGCAGTACGCGATTTGGGAAGCCGTGGAAGCGCATAAACGAGGCGTGACTATTCACACCATGAGCGTGGGGGCGAGTGCCGACCGCGAGGTGATGACGGCGATTGCGAATGCCTGTGGTGGAATTCACATCGCCGTTCCTGGCGGTGCTACGATTGCCGAGTTGGAAGAACAGATGTTGTCTGCCTTCCGCCAAATTGCAGCGAAAGTGCCCCCACCGCAATTGGTCTACGATTTGAGCCAAACCAAAGAGTAA
- a CDS encoding TadE/TadG family type IV pilus assembly protein, with the protein MYFLRRGRSHEKRCGTATVEFAVIAPVFLILILGMLEASRLFDTYGQFAQVARDGGRLGAMDRSDWVANGISSNSKIISDMRNSLIAAGYDPDKLEISIEPAGKPGESFDLDDPNNDLDLFQVRISVPFSEVAAMPVPKDLDYALSTTVTFRNTKSTIIQ; encoded by the coding sequence ATGTATTTCTTACGACGAGGACGCTCTCACGAGAAACGCTGCGGTACGGCAACGGTTGAATTTGCCGTGATCGCCCCGGTGTTTCTGATCCTGATTCTAGGAATGCTGGAAGCAAGCCGCTTGTTTGATACCTACGGGCAGTTTGCCCAGGTGGCCCGCGATGGTGGTCGCTTAGGCGCGATGGACCGCTCCGATTGGGTGGCTAACGGAATCAGTTCCAATAGCAAGATCATCTCCGACATGCGTAACAGCCTGATCGCAGCGGGATACGATCCTGACAAGCTGGAAATTTCGATAGAGCCTGCCGGAAAGCCAGGGGAATCTTTTGACTTGGACGATCCTAACAACGATCTCGACTTATTTCAGGTTCGCATCTCGGTTCCATTTTCCGAGGTGGCAGCGATGCCGGTTCCTAAAGACTTGGACTACGCATTGTCCACCACGGTAACGTTCCGCAACACCAAGTCGACCATCATCCAGTAA
- a CDS encoding TadE/TadG family type IV pilus assembly protein produces MRTGATIVETAIVMPVFFMFVFAIIEFGHAIMINNVIKNACRTAARWGSATGASTAEVVQYARDRMGGAVDTGLVSFQVKDASQFDTGGDPPSSLEDFENMPDIELENAEPRQLFMVRASIRYGDTSLIPQPWLSDVLLSGETFTRHE; encoded by the coding sequence ATGAGAACCGGCGCAACGATTGTCGAAACTGCGATCGTGATGCCGGTTTTCTTTATGTTCGTGTTCGCGATCATCGAGTTTGGCCATGCCATCATGATCAACAACGTCATTAAGAATGCCTGTCGCACGGCGGCTCGTTGGGGCTCGGCTACCGGTGCATCTACCGCCGAAGTGGTGCAATATGCTCGCGATCGGATGGGAGGCGCAGTCGATACCGGCTTGGTTAGCTTTCAGGTTAAAGACGCAAGTCAATTCGACACCGGGGGCGATCCACCCTCTTCGTTGGAAGACTTTGAGAATATGCCGGACATCGAACTCGAGAACGCCGAGCCAAGACAGCTATTTATGGTGCGAGCTTCGATCCGTTATGGGGACACCTCGTTGATTCCACAACCGTGGCTTAGCGATGTCCTGCTCAGTGGCGAAACCTTTACCCGACACGAATAG
- a CDS encoding RNA polymerase sigma factor, translated as MASDNYASHQSPADQATDGEILAAMLAGDADQYGTIVRRYRRALHNLAFSYLGDAQLAEDAVQEAFLNSFRWLHTYDSRYSFRTWLWRILLNVCHRLREKAQRQPVTSTTLTAGSTPMSPQLLDSEVPCEALSRLIHSERRESVLKLLDQLSPIQAEAIRLRFFGEMKFQEIADAQGIGLPAAKARVRNGLLQMAKLIQNTCQELAEEHT; from the coding sequence ATGGCTTCTGATAACTACGCATCTCACCAATCCCCTGCCGATCAAGCGACCGATGGCGAGATCTTGGCGGCTATGTTGGCGGGGGATGCGGATCAATACGGCACCATTGTCCGACGTTATCGCCGGGCTTTGCACAATTTGGCGTTCAGCTACCTGGGAGATGCCCAGTTAGCCGAAGACGCCGTGCAGGAAGCCTTCTTAAATAGCTTCCGCTGGCTGCACACGTACGACTCACGGTATAGTTTCCGCACGTGGCTCTGGCGAATCTTGCTGAACGTTTGCCATCGTCTCCGCGAGAAAGCCCAACGCCAGCCGGTTACCAGCACCACGCTTACCGCTGGGTCGACCCCCATGTCGCCGCAACTGCTCGACAGCGAAGTTCCCTGCGAGGCCCTTTCGCGTTTGATTCATAGCGAGCGTCGCGAGAGCGTTTTAAAACTACTGGACCAGCTCAGTCCGATTCAGGCCGAAGCGATCCGGCTTCGCTTTTTTGGCGAAATGAAATTTCAGGAAATCGCCGACGCGCAGGGAATTGGCCTGCCGGCAGCGAAGGCCCGCGTTCGCAATGGCTTGCTACAGATGGCTAAACTGATTCAGAACACTTGCCAAGAATTGGCCGAGGAACACACCTGA